A window of Eucalyptus grandis isolate ANBG69807.140 chromosome 4, ASM1654582v1, whole genome shotgun sequence genomic DNA:
AACAGCATTCCGAGATGTTCCTAGGctcatgctaatgacatgtcgctcaaatacacacgggcgtaggcctttagttagtggatctgcaaccatatcatctgtagGAATATGATCTACTGCAACGTCACCATTCTGCATTGATTCCTTTATAGTAAAAAACTTGACCTCTATATGTTTAGACCCCTCAAGACTTctgttgttattaataaacaacactgTAGAAGTATTGTCACAATATAGCTATATGGACCTATCTACAAAATCAAAAACTGATAATTTCCTAATGAGGTTCCATAGCCAAATAGCTTAACTAGCAGCTGAAAAACATGTTACAAACTCCGCTTGCATGgtagaagaagatatggatttttatttctcgctcttccatgatactgcacctcctcccaacataaatatgtatcctGTCGTTGACTTCTTATCACCTTAACAACCAGcaaaatctgcatctgaataccTTGCTAATTGGAAGTCTGGGACATATCTATAAatcagcatataatctcttgttttgtttattttgttgcCTTAATATGGGTTGGACATTGGCTCGATGAATGTTTACTTCTCACGCGGTGAAAACTTATGTGAGTTTTTCTGATATGATACGGAATGAATAGTCAAGCAATAATTTTACGGATTTAATACTTAATGAGGGTTTGATATCCTAGTGTGTGCTTGCATCTTGGTGAGGACTCCAGGAAACAGGATGAATATGAGCTACTTTGCTAAAGGAAAGCCATGAATATTGCTGCTGGTTGGTGCTGTTGTTGCCTTACGCAAAGGATGAGATGTCCTGTGCCTTGAACAAGACTTGAAATCTAGAATCCCTGGGAAACCGAGCCATGTCATGACAAGCGTATGGAATTGAGTTTTGAAACCTACCAATTGTAGAGTGAGAAGTCAAAGAGACTTAAAATTCGATGAAAGTATCGCACAATCGATTGTGACCAAATGCCTGATGCAGTGCCTTTTCCTTGGGCATATGAAAGAGTACCGGACACTTGGAGTGCTAAAACTTAACACGAAAAGATAATTAAGtgttaaaagttaggaaagtaatacttaagtgctaaaattagAGTAAATAGATAACTTAAGTGTTAATTCGACCAAAATGCCGAtatggcaattttccggcgaaatAAATGTAAAATGGCAACGTTTTGCAAGCCGATGTGGGTAGTCAATGTAAAAACGATAGTTGTTTTTGTGGTGACATGgtaaagaaataatataaaaactaattaaattaaattttaaaataaatttatttaaaacattcgAAAATAacaatacaaatattaaaaaattaatttaaaaaaggaggcgggcggcgagggctcgctcTTAGCTGcccccttcccttttttttttttttttaagttttagtttttcttaaaatattttaacatttttatttttaattgttttaaataaatttatttttaatttaatttaattaattttatattaatttttttaccacattagcaccaaaacgacgtcatttttgtattgtctagtcatgtcagcgtgcaaaacgtcGCCGTTTCGCACTTACTTAGCTGGAGAATCACCATGTCAACATTTTGGTtggattgacacttaagtaattcattttgttccgattttggcaattaagtgtcattttcctaacttttggcacttgagtcTCTTCGTGCCGAGTTTTGGCACTTAGGGTGTACTTCTGCCGcatatgaaagataaaaaacCTTTGATGTGCATTCCATGCTCGTAAAATAAGCTTGTCAACtatattttttcaataaacGTGAAATGTAAGGCCATCGGAGGTTGATGAGAGTTTTTGTgatgaataaaaggaaagactatcaaatatatttttcgaTGTCGTGTGGCATAGCTTACAAGAGAAATAAATGCTGATGATCGTATAAATTCTCTATCTTCAGTTCAATCAAAGGTTGTACCTAAATCATTCGTGTTTGGTATTACGATTTGAAGACTAGTGATGGCAAGTAATGAAATTTCTACTAACTAAACCTTAAAAGGTTATTCATGTGTTTCTCGAGAGGTGAAAAATCCAGTCAATTGGATGCTAAAAAGTTCTAAAGAAGctaaaactagaaaaatgaaCCTACATATAAATCATATATAGACCACATAAAGTATTGAAATTCTCATATTTCCATTAAAATCAAGATCGTTCTCATCATATATTTCTCTAAAAGTTTTGTTccttcaaaatataattgaattgcaCAACTGCCCCATTAAGAATTAGATACATGTCTAAGTGGTCCATGATCTACATATTATTCTCGCAATTTTTAATATGATCCCATTGAGTTTAagcttaaaaatgaaaagaaaaaagaaagaaggtagGATAAATTAGATGGCTGATGGGattgactttatttttttttttcgcttaattaaaaattcctgattcatgcatttgaaatttttctaaatttgaaacGCTTTGAAACTTCTACAAAATACAAAGGGCTAATACCcggaaaaatcccaaactgatacacgtgtgataaatttattataaactaattttttgatcatgaaaatcctaaactggtacacctatgataaatttacccaactgattataaaaaatcataaactaatatgtttgtgacaaatttaccttaaactaatttattcgactacCAAAAACGCTAAATTGattcatttatgataaatatatcctccattaaattagattaatataaaaaaattacaaaaattatataactatGATAAACAAAGAGTGAAATCTCAAATCGGTATactagtcaactgtcacgtgtcatttaacttaataatttgacaataaaatttaataaaaattaattgatggtaaatttatcacaaatataccggttttgggtaaatttgttaaatgtgtattggtttagagtttttgatagaaaaaaattagtttgagataaatttatcatatataccGGTTTAGGTTTTTCATAGCATTAATCCAAATACAAATATCGATAGTAATTTGTTttgtaattttataaaatatttaatatcttAACGGAAGGGCAGAATAATACAAACAGCCCCGGTTAATCTCTCTCCGAATTGGTTCTTCtccacgtctctctctctctctctctctcaacgaCGAAGCAAGCCATCCATGTCGTCTcctccctccgcctccgcctcctcctcgccgccgccgtgcCCGAAGAAGATGATCACCCTGAGAAGCTCCGACGGGGCGACCTTCGAGATCGAGGAGACCGCCGCCTTGCAGTCCAAGACCCTCGAGAACATGATCCACGAGAACTGCGCCAGCACCCTGATCCCGGTGCCGAACATCACCGGCGAAGTCCTGGCCAGAGTCGTGGAGTTCTGCAGCAAGCACGCCGAGGCCGGCGTCGACGACGAGAGCCTCGGCGCTTGGGACGAGGAGTTCGTCGCCGTCGATCACACTACTCTCTTTGACTACATCCGGGTCCGTAATTGTATCTCCCTTTGTCAATTTCGATGGGTTTCTTTGCGGTGGAGTGCTGTTGGCAACGATGTTCGTTTTGCTGCATTTTTGGTTTCTGAGGGGTGATCGCTGCTCGATCTTGGAatcctttgtttttctctctttctacgaGTGCAAGTGCTGCTCAATTGCGCCCATAACACGCCATTAGGCAGCTCGATTCCCTCCTCTGTATGCACCCCGAATCTGCATTTGCTGAGGTCACGAACTCATGGCTCGGCTGATGAATTTTCGTCTCACGAGCATTGCATTCTCCGACTCTTGTCGCCCCCCTCGAACAGCTCCGCCAAACAGTGAGAGCCTGATTCGACTATGATAATGTTCCTGAAACCCGAACACGAGAGATGGTTTAGTCCAAACCGAAGAGCTACAATCCTGCCTGCTTGATGATGGAGGAAACAGACATAAAAACGAAAAGCCCCATCGTTTTATCCCTTTTAAGAAGCACGCCTTCTGCTCCTGCAAAACCTGGAGTCGGGTGAACTAGTTCTCTTGAAATTATACCttccttttaattttaagttCTTGATTTACTTGAGAACATTAAATTGCCTTGAAGCCCTCTTCGGAAGTTTAGGATTCAAGAAGCCCATATGAACAAACAGGATATTGGATCTAGATTCGGCTTTTGATTAGTCAGGTTAGTACTCACTTTGGCCTTGTCAATGCCGACAGGTTTCCTTTTCCTCAATCTGTTAGGTAGGTCCGGCGTTGCTACTCACAAATTCGGTTAGGTCGGGCTAACATTACTAAAATCCTGCTTTGATCATCTGCACAATCCATGAGCTTTGCCTTGAGGGCAGTGCTAGTCCTTGAATAGTCAGTTATTCTAGTTCAGCATCGGCCTTTTTTCGAAATGGATCTCATTCTGTTCGGCAGGTGAATCAAGGGAAGTAGTTTGATCTTCAATGGGATCTATATTGGTTATCGTTTGCTCTTATAATGTACAAAGTATTTATACCCAGATAACTCAACATGAATGGCCAACATAAGGTCCAAGATGTGCTTATTTCCAATCAACCTGCGCCTTCAGAAGAgctttttaatgcaatttatgaCTCGAAGGTTAAAGCTTGCTTTTTTATGTTTGTGCTCATCAGTTTTTCCTTGCATCCATTCAGGCGGCAAATTTCCTGGAAATTCCAACTTTGCTGGACTTGGGCTGCCAGACTGTGGCAGACATGATCAAGGGTAAGACTCCggatgagataaaaaaaactttcaaaatcaCGACCGCATGCACAccggaagaggaagaagaggtgcGTGGGGAGAACCAGTGGGCATTTGAATGAAGCCCCAGAGAATTCAGGGTCTTGTGTTATCTTTACTATTGTGAAGTTCTGTTTCTTTCGCTGCCTTACGACGTATGAGACATTGGCTTGTTAAAAGTTTGCTTCTGGCAAAGTGAACTCTCCGGTGAGTTTTTCTGACATGGTATGGTTGAATGTTCAAGTGAAAATTTCACGTATTCAATACTTAGGGAAGGTTTGATCTTCCAGCATATTCTTGTACACGAGGACCCTGTAAAGTAGAAGttttgagatacatgtgtgagctggtttaaaagaaaaatcccataTCAAATAATTAGTGTAGCATGaagttatttatatattttaattaactCATAACTTATcggcttaaacttttgagtaaaGGTCGATTCAATTGGATATATTGACGGGTTTAAATTTGGCGATCAAGTCTAGATCCCAGTGGCAATTCCCAACGTGATGGGATGGAGATTTAAGTTGAGAAGAAAGATACCTGGATTAAGGGGAGCATACTTGATACTCGGCTCGGACTTGGGCGAAAAATTTGTTCAAGaaatcttaaacatattgtacttttgtcaatccaattctaaacctttcaattttgccgatttgagtcttaaaccttttcatgttttgtcaattgaatttatccaatcaattttatctGAAAATCGCTAATTTGGATTTTGTGTGGTGTGGGATAAGTTAATATATCCTTGTTTAGCCTTGGACGTGAgcgggaaaattgttcaaaatgtCTTTAAAcctaaattcaattttaaatttttcaattttgctgatTGAGTACTAGACATTTTCACGTGTTACTAATTGGATTCATTAGggtaattttgtccaaaaattgctAAGATGAACACTAGCAATCCAACATGACACGATTGATcttgacatgaataatttttaataatatttttttctaaatttttatttattttttccttttcctccccCTTCCTAAACCTAGCACAAATGAGGGCCACCTTGCCCTTTGGCTAGGGGAGGGCATTGTGACCCTCGCCTGGTTTTGGGAGATGGCCTAATGGCCTCACTTGTGGCTAACGAGGgtgcccttgcttgtggctagcAAAGGTTTATTGACAACCTTGTCGGCCTAGggtgaaaaataaagaaaaagaaagaggaagaagaattttttataaaaaaaaaaaaaaagacaaaaattaaaatattattgtcgcgaccaatttttctaGGTGTGAACcacttagggtttggctaatggattgttaagcctagacttaactcgggctctcccaagctcataccaattcgcgacttatgttcaagttcttaacatgcaaattttttaaattaggagtcgccactaatttatttttggtgggtcgattagaaacccaagtaaagtaacgggagattcactttactcctacgaacctgAGACTATGGGTACatggacttggttacattagattcctctaatgccctttcggtacctttctttttattttgaaaaatgtttggcaagcagtttggattgattttaaatttatttcttaacatgtgaagtgatcatacgggtgcgcaaatcatcaatttaacacccagataaagcaatgaataaattgcagaaacttacctcaaagcaacgaaagcatctgccttgttagatcagaattcacatcaacaatcctagatatgatttctaattaacacgcaatttctttttttcttttttattttcatttaattaatgagaatcgtgctttatgcaatgcatgtcactaatttaacatgaaatgatatcacatggcaacatgacttagttATATGACCTAAgtgatatgacataaataagcatgtagtctatcctgaagcatgagatagatttattctaaaaaatattttttgtattttccatgagattcgaaattaaagaaatgcaacacttaaatatgcaatctaaattaatctaatgacctaattctaataacgggcaatttctaattaaatgcatctaaccaaaatcactaaatgacgtgcattgtatgaaactaattctatatgacgtgtacatgatttttattttcttaataagcatgcaatctatttaagagaaattatctaaacctataatatgcaatcttaacatgcaatgacgtgcaaagaatgccataattctacatgacatatgcataatgacttttctttgtgtttttccttttttttttttttttaaaattaataattgccaaataattaaacatgcaattaaaatctagcaacctaaattgatttatttgaatttggatttttttgatttttttcttaaatttgaaataaaattcacattctaaacatgtaaactctaagacatgcaatattctaactcaaatatatctCGAGATAAACAAGGTAATTAAAACGagacaattcattcaaaatcatcaaaaatcgCACATCATTTGGATCAAGAGataatatttcgctaataaaatcgataaattgatcttaagccttaaagatcaaattatcaattttactcccgcttgattaattatttcatctaaagccttatagatgaaataaaaagcCCTGGCGCGGTTGCGAATCAGGTGATATATTGGGATTTCCAATTATGCATAGATAGGTATTTCAACCAAAGAAAACACCATATAAAgagataataataaagaaaataagaaaaaacctAAGCTTGCCTaataaagtaaagcaaaaatacctaatttaactctctttttttcctttttattaaaaaaaaaaaaaaatgaaatctggGCCGCTGGTTCAAGGGTCCGATGAGGGGTTCCGGTGAGGGAGAGCTCGTCGGCTAGGGTTCCGACGAGGGTCTCCGGAGAGGGCTCCGGCGAGGGGGTTGTCACGGTTCGGCACGGGGCTGCGTCGCGGGGGCAGCGTCAGGGTGCTCGGATCACGGGCTTCGGATGGCGGTGAAGCGGACGAGCGGAGGTGGTGCAGTGGCGCGGCGTCGGGATCGTCGCGATGGAAGCGGCTCGGGTGGTCGCTCGGGTGAGGAGGTGCAGCTACCGGCTTCGAGCCTGAGCAGAGGCGCGGAGCAGAGCTGGGCGGAGAGCTGCAGACGCAAACAAAGCAGGAATAGCAGCGGCGTCGTCAGAGCGGAGGGGCTGCGATCCGGCTCGGGTCAGGCTCTGGGCGTGAGCGAACGGTGCTCCGGCGGCAACAGGGCAGAGGCGGAGCCGGGGCATCGTTGCTGGTGCGGTAGGTCGCCCAGAAACGCGGCGTCGGCAGAAGCGACGGCAGACGCGACGACGGAGCTTACGGGTGAGACGGAACTCCGGTGTCGCAGATCGGGCAACGGCGGAACGACGGTAACAGGGGCGGAGCTTTGGCTCGCAGCAGCAGACTGGGTAGTGGCGGAGCAACGGTGACAAGCGGTTTGACTGGTGGTCGCTCAGGCGGGCCGCAGGAGCACCGGTGGCCGGCACGGGGAATGGGCAGTGGCGGCGGCACTGTGCAGGGACGCGATTCCAGCAACCGGCAGAAGACCAGCACCCTGAGGAAGAAGAccagtcttctttttttttttttttttttttttttttctgacctgtcctctctctcacgtcactctgcACTGCTCTCTCTCTGCTGTACTCTCCTGCAAACCggttgcttttctcttttctttgaccTAGGAAACCGAGAGAGGCCACCACTTTTGCTCTCAAACTTTTCGAAATCTCTCAGAATTTTCTCACGTAATTTGCTCtccaaaatttcgaaaatcctcCCTCCTCAACGTACGGCCGTGTGGATTGATATGTGTGGCCTCCCCCAAACAAATTGCACGCGAGGTATTATATAGGTCTAAAAAATGTATCTCTATCGTatatgttttttcatttttgttcgcGCATGATACCTCTAAATATATTGTTGAAATATATCCACCTAAGAATattcccttttgtatttttcacatattctatccaaaattttcctttttgctcgaAAATACATTCTTTGGCGTATATTgcctaaaaatatgaaaagcttGAActaatatgtgaaaaatcttccttcacctaagaaattaaaaataaaacaaaatgaaaataaaatgcttctaaattatatgccatgtgattaatattaactaatatatataatatatattaggggttaaaattaatccctaatttttaatgcgataaatgaataaacgggtcgccaaaatttaggtgtcaacaattattaaaaattatctacatcagaTTTGTTGTGTCATGTAGGATGACCGATGTCTACGTTAGTGGTTTTTGGGTTTAATTAGTttgatggactcaattgacaaaatataaaaatatttagtattcaattgacaaaattaaaaaatttaggactaaattggtaaaattaaaatatctagaatcaaattgacaaaagtgcaatatatTTGAGCTCTCTTGTGATGATTcataatttattggcttaagcttttgagtgtAAGTGAAGCTCGAACTTGGGCTCCGTAATTTCCTTAAATGAAGATATTAGGCTTGTTTTGTGGACtcccaacaaaaaagaatagagcTACTTTGTGAAAGGAAAGCTTTGAAGCGTTTGGGACTAACTTTCCCAATTATCTTTAGGGTCCAAAGCCCAGTTGCTCAAATATTGAGTGTTTGGGAACACTTTTAAAACCCACATTCAAGGAATGTTGGCCTTCCAAAGGCCGAAAACCcaaggctgccttgggctttcagcattttcggaatgccTCGGACActgttcatctttttcttcGTCAGAGAGGCCAGCGAGGTTGCGATGAGTCGGCAACAGGCTAAAAGAGGCCGGCATGGTCACGGCACCCCGGCAATAGTTGCCGACTAGTCGTGCGACCCATATTTGGGTTGCGGAGGTTGCTTGGGTCGTGGTGCGCAACCTCCGCCACCTTGCCGTGACCCAAATCTAGGTTCTGGGTCATGATGGTCACAAAGGTTGCCTGGGTCATGGCGAGCTCTCGTGGCGACCTCCGGGGACCCACGACTTTGCCACGAcctagatctgggtcgcggaggTTGCTTGGGTCGCGACGCACGACCTCCTCCGCCTTGCTGCGACCCAGGTGGTCACAGAGGTTGCCAGCTCACCGCGACCTTTGGCGACCCACGACCTCACtgcgacccaaatctgggttGTGGAGATCGCCTGGGTTGCGGTGCGGGACCTCCTCCACCTCATCACGACCCATATCTGGGTTTTGGGTCGCGGCGATCATAGAAGTTGCTTGGGTCGGGGCGAGCTATCGTCACGAACTCCGATGACCAACGGTCTCGTCGTGAGGTTGCTGGAGGTCACTGCGACCTAGGCGACTCACAACCTCGCCTGGGTCATAGCGAGGTCGGTTGCCGCAACCTTTGGTGTCCCACGCCGCAACCTCAAGTGGCCTTTCAGGCGACTTTTgtctgaaattcacatcatcatacATCTCTTCAAAAGTTTTGTTCCTTCAAAATATAATCGAATAGCGTAGCTactgttggaggtttgtttgttaaaacaaacaGAGTGTTttctttgtctctaagaaaagTGGGAGAGAATGTGCTAATTTAAAAATGCGGGTTTTTCTTTATGTACTTAAAGAATGATTGGGTaaggctagaccccaccatactcGCGTGCGGGTGCCCgattttggcgcacttagcGTGTGCGGTTTAATCAACACTAATCCCTTtgtgttattaattttttaataaaaaaattataattattccgaattttatttgtgtcttttcaatacaacctttggaaaattacttattcggttttaacttttcccgaagggttgcaattgttcgtttttcaacttcttccgaagagtcacatttgtttatccgaacaattttttaaagacgtgtttgtttgcaattttcacgaagagttgcaagactgtttcatatatatacttgtcattttcggatAGAAAAAGTGGTtattttcgagtcttctttctgaaaaacagtagccaatttttcgattgttttttAGAGAGACCCTGAAgaaatactagatagcaatacTTGAATtgctatataatattctcatccgagactttgttgtatcctggaggatttttgccagTGACTATTAgtaacgttgtggggcaaataaattattaaagaaagtgatatcacgcttCAAAATCCGAGTTATTTTACTCAATCCGATTTCATTATTCTACCCaatttcgaagccatatttcCAACAGCTACACCATTAAGAAATAGATACAAGACGGAGAAGTAAATGATATACATATCAGCAGTTTTCTATATGGCCAGTTTTCTATGTGGCCCCAATGAGTTTAAGCTTACGAaggaaaggacaaaaaagaagaagatagaacaAATTATGCCGGACGTgattgattttatcttttattttttgcttaattgaaatttcttgacccacccatttgaATTTCTCTAAATTTGAAACACTTTGAAACTTCTGCAAAATACAAATATCATCACAACAGTAATTTTcttgttattattttataaatactTTAAATTTCACCGGAAAAGCAGAATAATACGAACAGCCCCGGCTAATCTCTCCATCGAGCGGATTGGAGGAATATTTCCGTATGTTAAAATCCTTCGTCTTCGGCAACGTCGGCGAGTCAACGACAcgacctctccctctctctctctctctctctctctgtagcaACTTCCTCTGCAAGTCTCTCTCCGAACTCCTTTCTCTGCacgtgtctctctctctccctctctcaacgaCGAAGCGAGCCATCCATGTcgtctcctccctcctcctccttctccaccTCGCCGCCGGCGTGCCCAAAGAAGATGATCACCCTGAGGAGCTCCGACGGAGCGACCTTCGAGATCGAGGAGGCCGCCGCCTTGCTGTCCAAGACCCTCGAGAGCATGATCGGCGAGAACTGCGCCGGCACCCCTATCCCGCTGCCGAACATCGCCGGCAAGATCCTGGCCGGCGTCGTGGAGTTCTGCAGCAAGCACGCCGAGGCCGGCGTCGACGCCGAGAGCCTCCGCGCTTGGGACGCGGAATTCGTCGCCGTCGATCAGGCTACTCTCTTCGACTACATCCAGGTCCGTACTTTCTGTCCCCGTCTCGATTTCGTTGGTTTTCCTTGCGGCGGAGTGCTGTTTCGTTTCGGCAATGACGTTTGCTTTGCTGCATTGTTGGTTTCTGAGGAGTGATCGATGCTCGATCctggaatttcttttgttttgtctttctAAGAGTGCGAAGTGTTGTTCAATAGGTGCTTAACACGCCAT
This region includes:
- the LOC104418955 gene encoding SKP1-like protein 1A, yielding MSSPPSASASSSPPPCPKKMITLRSSDGATFEIEETAALQSKTLENMIHENCASTLIPVPNITGEVLARVVEFCSKHAEAGVDDESLGAWDEEFVAVDHTTLFDYIRAANFLEIPTLLDLGCQTVADMIKGKTPDEIKKTFKITTACTPEEEEEVRGENQWAFE
- the LOC104418956 gene encoding SKP1-like protein 1A; the encoded protein is MSSPPSSSFSTSPPACPKKMITLRSSDGATFEIEEAAALLSKTLESMIGENCAGTPIPLPNIAGKILAGVVEFCSKHAEAGVDAESLRAWDAEFVAVDQATLFDYIQAANFLEIPTLLELGCQTVADMIKGKTPEEIQKVFNIKTSFTPEEEEEVRKANPWAFE